The following proteins come from a genomic window of Sphaerisporangium rubeum:
- a CDS encoding pyridoxamine 5'-phosphate oxidase family protein has protein sequence MFETEAELDRLQALLDASLASSTAHLRSIITPGERTIPARRLTEILNGMCTLALSTVTASGEPRISGVDGHFLHGKWIFGTSATAAKARHLRARPAVSAAYLRGEEIGVFTHGTAHLLNPEDGPADPTWDEVKAHLIAHYGESPTGWGDVVYYRLEPHWMVVYAGDPDKVAPNAS, from the coding sequence ATGTTCGAGACCGAAGCGGAGCTGGACCGGCTCCAGGCCCTGCTCGACGCCTCATTGGCGAGTTCCACCGCGCACCTGAGATCGATCATCACCCCCGGGGAGCGCACCATCCCGGCGCGGCGGCTCACCGAGATCCTCAACGGCATGTGCACGCTGGCCCTCTCGACCGTGACGGCGAGCGGTGAGCCGCGGATCAGCGGCGTCGACGGCCACTTCCTGCACGGCAAGTGGATCTTCGGCACCTCCGCCACCGCCGCCAAGGCCCGCCACCTGCGAGCCCGTCCCGCGGTGAGCGCCGCCTACCTGCGCGGCGAGGAGATCGGCGTCTTCACCCACGGCACCGCACACCTCCTCAACCCCGAGGATGGCCCCGCCGACCCCACCTGGGACGAGGTCAAGGCCCACCTGATCGCTCACTACGGCGAGTCCCCCACCGGCTGGGGCGACGTCGTGTACTACCGCCTGGAGCCCCACTGGATGGTCGTCTACGCCGGCGACCCCGACAAGGTGGCGCCGAACGCGTCCTGA
- a CDS encoding MFS transporter, translating into MTPDSVPATVAPHKNERPDLRRLQRRTLGVLSAAQVAGGIGVATGAAVSSLLVADISGSVAISGFAGTATVLGAALLAIPAAQAANRSGRRTGLLLAYGLAVLGCVICVAAIAIRSWPLLLAGLVLAGGASAGNLAARYSATDLSPPGYAGRHLSLVVWAATIGSVTGPNLAGPAEQAAVALGLGREEGPFALAAVTFTVAAVIVVAGLRPDPLLVARGTAGNTGTSTGPRISTGPHISDGSGASDGGVAGGLGTADGPGTQDGRGGAAVRPKRTLRGSWRVVRETPDARRALVAIAASHTAMVSIMSMTPVHLDHGDAGLSIIGIVLSAHIAGMYVFSPLVGWLADRAGAIPVLVIGLCQLLLAAAIAASAAPGDVALLSLGLFLLGTGWSCGLVAGSALLSESVGIDHRPSAQGLSDLIMNVCGATGTMVAGVVVAAGSYAMLGVAVAVLVTLPAAWLLSARAGRAPAS; encoded by the coding sequence GTGACCCCGGATTCCGTGCCTGCCACCGTCGCCCCGCACAAGAACGAACGGCCGGACCTGCGGCGGCTCCAGCGGCGGACGCTCGGGGTGCTGTCGGCGGCACAGGTCGCCGGCGGGATCGGGGTGGCGACCGGCGCGGCGGTCAGTTCCCTTCTGGTGGCGGACATCTCGGGGTCGGTGGCGATCAGCGGGTTCGCCGGGACGGCGACGGTGCTCGGGGCCGCGCTGCTCGCGATACCCGCGGCGCAGGCCGCGAACCGGTCGGGACGGCGGACGGGGCTGCTGCTCGCGTACGGGCTGGCGGTGCTCGGCTGCGTGATCTGCGTGGCGGCGATCGCCATCAGGTCGTGGCCGCTGCTGCTCGCCGGGCTGGTGCTGGCCGGGGGAGCGAGCGCGGGTAATCTCGCGGCGCGTTACTCGGCGACCGATCTGTCGCCACCCGGGTACGCGGGACGTCATCTTTCCCTGGTGGTCTGGGCCGCGACGATCGGGTCGGTGACCGGCCCGAACCTCGCGGGCCCGGCGGAGCAGGCCGCCGTCGCGCTCGGACTCGGCCGTGAGGAGGGCCCCTTCGCGCTGGCCGCCGTGACGTTCACCGTGGCCGCCGTGATCGTGGTCGCCGGCCTACGTCCCGACCCGCTCCTGGTGGCCCGTGGCACCGCGGGAAACACCGGCACCTCGACCGGCCCTCGCATCTCGACCGGCCCCCACATCTCGGACGGCTCCGGCGCCTCGGACGGCGGCGTCGCCGGGGGTCTCGGCACAGCGGACGGTCCCGGTACGCAGGACGGCCGCGGTGGCGCGGCGGTACGGCCGAAGCGGACGTTGCGCGGGTCGTGGCGGGTCGTGCGGGAGACGCCGGACGCGCGGCGTGCGCTGGTGGCCATCGCGGCGAGCCACACCGCCATGGTGTCGATCATGTCGATGACACCGGTCCATCTCGACCACGGCGACGCCGGTCTGTCGATCATCGGGATCGTGCTGAGCGCGCACATCGCCGGCATGTACGTCTTCTCGCCGCTGGTCGGCTGGCTGGCCGACCGCGCCGGCGCCATCCCCGTCCTCGTCATCGGGTTGTGCCAGCTCCTGCTCGCCGCCGCGATCGCCGCCTCGGCCGCGCCGGGTGACGTCGCGCTGCTCAGTCTCGGCCTTTTCCTGCTCGGCACCGGCTGGTCCTGCGGCCTGGTCGCCGGCTCGGCGCTGCTCAGCGAGTCGGTCGGCATCGACCACCGGCCGTCCGCGCAGGGCCTGTCCGACCTGATCATGAACGTCTGCGGCGCCACCGGCACCATGGTCGCCGGGGTGGTGGTCGCCGCCGGTTCCTACGCCATGCTCGGCGTGGCGGTCGCCGTCCTGGTGACCCTGCCGGCCGCGTGGCTGCTGTCCGCACGCGCCGGCCGCGCGCCGGCCTCCTGA
- a CDS encoding VOC family protein, with amino-acid sequence MEPRISLITLGVSDLRRSHAFYRDGLGLPTTREPEEGIVFFRTSGVVLALYPYADLADDVGPGWDGPRSTFTGITIAHNVRERHEVDEVLEQARRAGAEIVKPAADTHWGGYSGYFTDPDGYLWEIAWGAFPFHADGSVDVG; translated from the coding sequence ATGGAACCTCGGATCTCACTGATCACACTGGGGGTGTCCGACCTCCGGCGGTCGCACGCGTTCTACCGTGACGGTCTCGGGCTGCCGACCACCCGCGAACCGGAGGAAGGGATCGTGTTCTTCCGCACCTCGGGGGTGGTGCTGGCGCTCTATCCCTACGCCGATCTCGCCGACGACGTGGGGCCGGGGTGGGACGGGCCGCGTTCGACGTTCACCGGCATCACCATCGCGCACAACGTACGAGAACGTCACGAGGTCGACGAGGTGCTGGAGCAGGCGCGCCGCGCCGGGGCCGAAATCGTCAAACCGGCGGCCGACACGCACTGGGGAGGCTACTCGGGCTACTTCACCGATCCGGACGGCTACCTGTGGGAGATCGCCTGGGGGGCTTTCCCCTTCCACGCGGACGGCTCCGTGGACGTCGGGTGA
- a CDS encoding phenylacetate--CoA ligase family protein — MSEELPAAGYWTGFDQLRAAQDKQLHMVFEQVGRSPFYRERFGGRPVTELDGLPMTSKDDLRDSYPFGMLAVPKARLATYHESSGTSGAATPTPTYYTAQEWDELVDRFLRNSIPMTADDTLLVRIPYALVMAGHLAHQAGLAVGATVIPSDCRSLASPYSRVVRALHDLDVTLTWSTPSEVLVWAAGARLAGYRTETDFPSLRAFYTAGEPLSPARRARISEVWGGTPVLDVYGSTEVGSVAGTCPAGVMHFWADRLLPEVYDAETGAFAREGSGQLVVTPLYQEAMPLIRYDLGDHVEIHYDECACGWYLPTIRVLGRISHGNEVAGRSLSVRQVEEAVYRLPAGLGVLFWRAKAHPERLVVQIEVEHEHAADAVSGLLAIIEELLDVPATVEPVPPGTLVPAELLTGRLDAMKPRRLFGPDEDWDAAVLRC, encoded by the coding sequence ATGAGCGAGGAACTGCCGGCGGCCGGGTACTGGACGGGTTTCGACCAGTTGCGTGCGGCGCAGGACAAGCAGCTTCACATGGTGTTCGAGCAGGTCGGCAGGTCTCCGTTCTATCGGGAGCGGTTCGGGGGACGGCCGGTCACGGAGCTCGACGGGTTGCCGATGACCTCCAAGGACGATCTGCGGGACAGTTATCCGTTCGGCATGCTGGCGGTGCCGAAGGCGCGACTCGCCACCTATCACGAGTCCAGCGGGACCAGCGGCGCCGCGACACCCACTCCGACGTACTACACGGCGCAGGAGTGGGACGAGCTGGTCGACCGGTTCCTGCGGAACTCGATCCCGATGACGGCGGACGACACCTTGCTGGTGCGCATCCCGTACGCGCTGGTGATGGCCGGTCACCTCGCGCACCAGGCGGGACTCGCCGTCGGGGCCACGGTGATCCCCAGCGACTGCCGGTCGCTCGCGTCGCCGTACTCGCGCGTGGTTCGTGCGCTGCACGACCTCGACGTCACCCTGACGTGGTCGACGCCTAGTGAGGTGCTGGTGTGGGCCGCGGGGGCCAGGCTGGCCGGGTACCGCACCGAGACGGACTTTCCTTCCTTACGGGCCTTCTACACCGCCGGTGAGCCGCTCAGCCCGGCACGGCGTGCGCGGATCAGCGAGGTGTGGGGTGGCACGCCGGTGCTCGACGTGTACGGGTCCACGGAGGTCGGCTCGGTGGCCGGGACCTGTCCGGCGGGGGTGATGCATTTCTGGGCCGACCGGCTGCTGCCTGAGGTGTACGACGCGGAGACCGGTGCGTTCGCGCGCGAGGGGTCGGGGCAGCTCGTGGTGACGCCGCTGTACCAGGAGGCCATGCCGCTGATCCGGTACGACCTCGGCGACCACGTGGAGATCCACTACGACGAGTGCGCGTGCGGGTGGTACCTGCCGACCATCCGGGTGCTCGGCCGGATCTCGCACGGCAACGAGGTGGCGGGACGGAGCCTGTCGGTGCGGCAGGTCGAGGAGGCCGTCTACCGCCTGCCTGCCGGGCTCGGCGTGCTGTTCTGGCGGGCCAAGGCGCATCCCGAACGGCTGGTCGTGCAGATCGAGGTGGAGCATGAGCACGCGGCGGACGCGGTGAGCGGTCTGCTGGCGATCATCGAGGAGCTGCTGGACGTCCCCGCCACGGTGGAGCCGGTCCCGCCTGGCACGCTGGTCCCGGCCGAGCTGCTGACCGGCCGTCTGGACGCGATGAAGCCGCGCCGGCTGTTCGGCCCGGACGAGGACTGGGACGCGGCCGTCCTGCGCTGCTGA
- a CDS encoding ATP-binding protein, with protein sequence MSATTTATGRLTTPARVHLGGQSRPVQPVRSAWRDGTRASWVLVPEPTTVPRIRKRVRRQLAEWNVPGCGDTVELLVSETVTNAMRHAWGAVLTLTIENGTCRCEVRDTNPAMPAVCHAHEGDEGGRGIYLMEALADRWGARAEPTGKVVWFEVTCRTPAPTDHDT encoded by the coding sequence ATGTCGGCCACGACGACCGCCACAGGACGGCTCACGACGCCGGCCCGGGTACATCTCGGGGGCCAGAGCCGGCCCGTGCAGCCGGTGCGCTCGGCGTGGCGCGACGGCACGCGTGCCTCCTGGGTGCTGGTCCCCGAACCCACCACGGTGCCGCGCATCCGCAAACGGGTGCGCAGGCAGCTCGCGGAATGGAATGTGCCCGGGTGCGGTGACACCGTCGAACTGCTGGTCAGCGAGACCGTGACCAACGCCATGCGCCACGCGTGGGGTGCGGTCCTCACCCTCACGATCGAGAACGGCACCTGCCGCTGCGAGGTACGCGACACCAACCCCGCCATGCCCGCCGTCTGCCACGCGCACGAAGGCGACGAAGGCGGCCGCGGCATCTACCTGATGGAAGCCCTCGCCGACCGCTGGGGAGCCCGCGCCGAACCCACCGGCAAGGTCGTCTGGTTCGAGGTCACCTGCCGCACCCCGGCACCGACCGACCACGACACCTGA
- a CDS encoding DUF742 domain-containing protein, with product MSQGERWLDEDAGPLVRPYTVTRGRTRPTGPDFDMMALVTAVPGTRPRHGLGPEHMRLLRMCAEPTSVVDLASDSGLPLTVTRVLLGDLREQRLVSVRTPAGVASLPQERILREVIQGLRAL from the coding sequence ATGAGTCAAGGTGAGCGCTGGCTGGACGAGGACGCCGGGCCCCTGGTCCGTCCGTACACCGTCACGCGGGGCCGCACCCGGCCCACCGGCCCGGATTTCGACATGATGGCGCTGGTGACCGCCGTCCCCGGGACACGGCCGCGGCACGGGCTCGGTCCCGAGCACATGCGGCTGCTGCGCATGTGCGCCGAGCCGACGTCCGTGGTCGACCTGGCCTCCGACAGCGGCCTGCCGCTGACCGTGACCCGCGTGCTGCTCGGGGATCTGCGCGAACAGCGGCTCGTGTCCGTGCGCACGCCGGCCGGGGTGGCGTCACTGCCTCAGGAACGCATTCTGCGCGAGGTCATCCAGGGCCTGCGCGCCTTGTGA
- a CDS encoding sensor histidine kinase, whose amino-acid sequence MGGQSRSIKFKILTLVLVPLVSLIGIWTFAATITTQDGLRLLRIRTVYDNVINPARAVTANIQQERYLSLLYLGSSSSDRGELDEQRARTDRSRAAFERLALTDDVRAITSPPLLAAVTDFVTVTRRLPDIRARVDTRSFTRMLALDAYRLMSDAVTRIYDKNQISDDPSLSEPTRALTLLARSRELMNEQAGLLAAVVGLGAMTAEEKTFFTSTVTKRRLLYDMGYQLLDTELRKPYITLQSTPAYTRYASIEDSVNYEVKPGRPLPGSSATWGSTIQSLNITFDRQAGIAAQQVADRAESLAGRTLWQVGTVALLGLLGIGLSLYVSVRFGRRITAELVDLQRAALELAHHRLPEVVRRLRRGEDVDVAAETPPITTSGTAEIENVGRAFTSVQSTAIEAAVGQAEIRKGVGKVFLNLARRNQSLLHRQLTMLDSLEQRVTEPDLLEDLFGIDHLTTRMRRHAEGLIIMSGAVPGRGWRHPVPLYDVVRAAVEEVEDYLRVHITIPEDTALNGAATTDVIHLLAELVENATIFSPPHTHVEVRGEAVARGFVIEIEDRGLGLSQEEAAEINHRLSEPPEFDLADSDRLGLFVVGRLAARRGIRVSLRNSPYGGTTAIVLIPDDLVTPIPAGGTQNGQYLVEQITALEPGAGDGPRQAGGEAYVPAHRAPAEAASGGFSESETLTIGDDDGPERKRRAGLPQRVRQASLAPQLRESAQRAAAERRTAASLEERQAEEPQPSPDVFSSFRAGWQRARDGQGDVS is encoded by the coding sequence ATGGGCGGGCAGAGTAGGTCCATCAAGTTCAAGATCCTGACCCTGGTGCTCGTGCCACTGGTCTCCCTCATCGGGATCTGGACGTTCGCCGCCACGATCACCACGCAGGACGGCTTACGGCTCCTGCGGATCAGGACCGTCTACGACAACGTCATCAACCCGGCCCGTGCGGTCACCGCGAACATCCAGCAGGAGCGCTATCTCTCGCTGCTTTACCTCGGATCCTCTTCCTCCGACCGCGGCGAACTCGACGAGCAACGCGCCAGGACCGACCGCTCCAGGGCCGCCTTCGAGCGGCTGGCCCTCACCGACGACGTCCGCGCGATCACCAGCCCTCCGCTGCTCGCGGCCGTGACCGACTTCGTCACCGTCACCCGGCGGCTCCCCGACATCCGCGCACGCGTCGACACGCGCAGCTTCACGCGCATGCTCGCGCTCGACGCCTACCGCCTCATGTCGGACGCGGTGACCCGCATCTACGACAAGAACCAGATCTCCGACGACCCCTCGCTCAGCGAGCCGACCCGGGCCCTCACCCTGCTCGCCCGCAGCCGCGAGCTGATGAACGAACAGGCCGGTCTCCTCGCCGCCGTCGTCGGGCTCGGCGCCATGACCGCCGAGGAGAAGACGTTCTTCACCTCGACGGTGACCAAGCGGCGGCTGCTGTACGACATGGGCTACCAGCTCCTGGACACCGAGCTGCGTAAGCCGTACATCACACTGCAGAGCACCCCGGCGTACACGCGATACGCCTCCATCGAGGACTCGGTCAACTACGAGGTCAAGCCCGGCCGGCCGCTGCCGGGGTCGTCGGCGACCTGGGGATCCACGATCCAGAGCCTCAACATCACCTTCGACCGGCAGGCCGGCATCGCGGCGCAGCAGGTCGCCGACCGCGCCGAGAGCCTCGCCGGCCGGACGCTGTGGCAGGTCGGCACCGTGGCTCTGCTCGGTCTGCTCGGCATCGGCCTGTCGCTGTACGTCTCGGTGCGGTTCGGCCGCCGCATCACCGCCGAGCTGGTCGATCTGCAGCGCGCCGCCTTGGAGCTGGCGCACCACCGGCTCCCCGAGGTCGTACGGCGGCTGCGGCGCGGCGAGGACGTCGACGTGGCGGCCGAGACGCCGCCGATCACCACGAGCGGCACGGCGGAGATCGAGAACGTCGGCCGCGCGTTCACCTCGGTGCAGTCCACCGCGATCGAGGCGGCGGTGGGGCAGGCCGAGATCCGCAAGGGTGTCGGCAAGGTGTTCCTCAACCTCGCGCGGCGCAACCAGTCGCTGCTGCACCGGCAGCTGACCATGCTGGACTCCCTGGAGCAGCGGGTGACCGAACCCGACCTGCTGGAGGACCTGTTCGGCATCGACCACCTCACCACACGCATGCGGCGGCACGCCGAAGGCCTGATCATCATGTCGGGTGCCGTGCCGGGCCGCGGCTGGCGGCACCCGGTGCCGCTTTACGACGTCGTGCGCGCCGCCGTGGAGGAGGTCGAGGACTATCTGCGGGTCCACATCACCATCCCGGAGGACACGGCGCTGAACGGCGCGGCCACCACGGACGTGATCCACCTGCTGGCCGAGCTGGTCGAGAACGCCACGATCTTCTCCCCGCCGCACACCCACGTGGAGGTCCGCGGCGAGGCGGTGGCCAGGGGCTTCGTCATCGAGATCGAGGACCGCGGCCTCGGGCTGAGCCAGGAGGAGGCTGCCGAGATCAACCACCGGCTGTCGGAGCCGCCGGAGTTCGACCTCGCCGACAGCGACCGGCTCGGGCTGTTCGTCGTCGGCCGCCTCGCGGCCCGGCGCGGCATCCGCGTCTCCCTGCGCAACTCGCCGTACGGCGGGACCACCGCGATCGTCCTGATCCCCGACGACCTGGTGACCCCGATCCCGGCGGGTGGCACGCAGAACGGGCAGTACCTCGTCGAGCAGATCACCGCGCTCGAACCCGGCGCGGGGGACGGCCCCCGGCAGGCCGGCGGCGAGGCCTACGTACCGGCGCACCGCGCGCCTGCGGAGGCCGCGTCCGGGGGCTTCTCCGAGAGCGAGACCCTCACCATCGGGGACGACGACGGCCCGGAGAGAAAACGCCGGGCCGGCCTGCCGCAGCGGGTGCGGCAGGCGAGCCTCGCACCGCAGCTCAGGGAGTCGGCGCAGCGGGCCGCCGCCGAACGCCGCACCGCCGCGAGCCTGGAGGAGCGGCAGGCGGAGGAGCCGCAGCCGTCACCTGACGTGTTCTCCTCATTCCGCGCGGGTTGGCAGCGCGCGCGTGACGGGCAGGGGGACGTCTCATGA
- a CDS encoding glycoside hydrolase family 6 protein — translation MGPWNSRSPWYRVLVLPVAFLLAVTGLSAAASAAASCEATYTVQQWGTTGSGGFVASLAVRNTGDSLWGWTVAFTFPGPPGSQTIQNGWNAQWIQSGTQVTALSQSYTQPPNHVLNAGATMVLGFTATWQGANPHPTAFTLNGVTCRTIVTATPTPTPTPIPTPTVKTPVNPFLGGTGYVNPDWTANALRSASIVRSGTGNNQLELRIYAVAGTPTAVWLDRIAKVTGPYSSRTLVDHLEGALQQRATYVTFVLYDLPYRDCTSPAGGGELGSPDGLGRYRAEFIDPITEIVSRPRYQGLRVVFVVEPRSLASLAVAPFQPTAMCQTAEASGVYTDGIRYAVDRLGPLPNVWLYLDAGVSHWIGYDTVFPGFADRIAATVRGTARGMSAVTGFALNVADYVPLDETFLPDPYRLVGGQPVHSSRFYDRNPVFDEGDFSTALLNAMTSRGFPSSVGMIVDTSRNGWGGTYRPRAPSTSTQVDTHVDQARIDRRTYRHNFCNQAGAGLGERPRPVSPNNYHALLWIKPPGESDGLSRPPILDVDDPNARFDVMCSPTAYGRINPAERTGALYEAPAPGQWHHDQFTMLVTNAYPPI, via the coding sequence ATGGGTCCCTGGAACAGCCGCTCCCCGTGGTACCGCGTCCTGGTCCTGCCGGTGGCCTTCCTGCTCGCCGTCACCGGCCTGTCCGCCGCCGCGTCGGCCGCCGCGTCGTGCGAGGCCACCTACACCGTGCAGCAGTGGGGCACCACCGGTTCAGGTGGCTTCGTCGCCTCCTTGGCGGTGCGGAACACCGGCGACTCGCTATGGGGCTGGACGGTGGCCTTCACCTTCCCCGGGCCCCCGGGAAGCCAGACGATCCAGAACGGCTGGAACGCGCAGTGGATCCAGTCCGGCACCCAGGTGACGGCGCTGAGCCAGTCGTACACCCAGCCACCGAACCACGTCCTCAACGCCGGCGCGACCATGGTCCTCGGCTTCACCGCCACGTGGCAAGGCGCCAATCCCCACCCCACGGCCTTCACCCTCAACGGCGTGACCTGCCGCACCATCGTCACCGCCACCCCGACGCCGACCCCCACGCCGATCCCGACGCCGACCGTGAAGACCCCCGTCAACCCGTTCCTCGGCGGGACCGGCTACGTGAACCCCGACTGGACCGCCAACGCACTGCGGTCCGCCTCCATAGTGCGCTCCGGCACGGGGAACAACCAGCTCGAACTGCGCATCTACGCGGTGGCGGGCACCCCGACCGCCGTGTGGCTGGACCGCATCGCCAAGGTGACCGGCCCCTACAGCTCCCGGACGCTGGTGGACCACCTGGAAGGAGCCCTGCAGCAGCGTGCGACGTACGTGACCTTCGTGCTGTACGACCTGCCGTACCGCGACTGCACGAGCCCCGCAGGCGGGGGTGAGCTCGGATCACCCGACGGCCTCGGCAGGTACCGGGCCGAGTTCATCGACCCGATCACCGAGATCGTCTCCCGGCCCCGCTACCAGGGCCTGCGTGTCGTCTTCGTCGTCGAGCCGCGGTCGCTGGCCTCGCTGGCCGTCGCGCCGTTCCAGCCGACCGCGATGTGCCAGACGGCCGAGGCGAGCGGGGTCTACACCGACGGCATCCGGTACGCCGTGGACCGCCTCGGCCCGCTCCCCAACGTCTGGCTGTACCTGGACGCCGGGGTCTCCCACTGGATCGGCTACGACACGGTCTTCCCGGGCTTCGCCGACCGGATCGCCGCGACGGTGCGCGGCACCGCGCGCGGTATGTCGGCCGTGACCGGCTTCGCCCTCAACGTCGCCGACTACGTACCGCTGGACGAGACCTTCCTGCCGGACCCCTACCGCCTGGTCGGCGGACAACCGGTGCACAGCAGCAGGTTCTACGACCGGAACCCCGTCTTCGACGAGGGCGACTTCTCCACGGCGCTGCTCAACGCCATGACCAGCCGGGGTTTCCCCTCCTCGGTCGGCATGATCGTCGACACCTCACGCAACGGCTGGGGTGGGACCTACCGTCCGAGGGCACCCTCGACGTCGACCCAGGTCGACACGCATGTCGACCAGGCCAGGATCGACCGGCGCACCTACCGCCACAACTTCTGCAACCAGGCCGGCGCGGGTCTCGGCGAGCGGCCGAGACCCGTGTCCCCGAACAACTACCACGCCTTACTGTGGATCAAGCCACCCGGCGAGTCCGACGGTCTCAGCCGGCCACCCATCCTGGACGTGGACGACCCGAACGCGCGCTTCGACGTGATGTGCAGCCCCACGGCGTACGGCCGCATCAACCCCGCCGAGCGCACCGGAGCGCTCTACGAGGCCCCGGCACCGGGGCAGTGGCACCATGACCAGTTCACCATGCTGGTGACCAACGCCTATCCCCCGATCTGA
- a CDS encoding glycoside hydrolase family 6 protein, whose amino-acid sequence MGLAQTPRNLLTVLMAAVLAAVGLVAGTSVRADAAVSCEVTYSTTTWGSGSGGLTASIAVRNTGEPLPRWTLTFTFPGSQRLTQGWSANWTQNGRRVSATSPAWSGTIATGGSFTIGFNATWTGSNPPPTDFALNGVPCRIILIPSPTPTPTPTPTPSPTPTPTPTPSPTPTPTPDVPVDNPFAGVAGYVNQDWTANVESSAVAAGGSAADSMRRLKSVSTAVWLDSIAKVTGGPGVTRGLAAHLDAAVAQGAGYVTLVLYNLPDKDCLNLVSPAELHWQDNGLNRYRTEFVDAITAVVSQPKYARLRVAAIVEPRSLVDLITGNHYVSCVQAGQSGAYTQGIRYALDRLSPLPNVYTYLDAGHAGWIGWDANFGALADLIASVVRDTAAGAASVDGIATNVADYVPTEEPYLTDPYAMIGGSPVRSARFYEWNPYFDERDYATAMRGALIQRGLSSAIGAVIDTSRNGWGGPDRPGSPGVGGTVDEYVDGGRLDRRPYRFSWCNQKGAGLGSRPVANPFPGVDALLWIKPPGESDGAGGPLLPPESDRLVDRMCDPSANNRFNPAVPTNALPNAPMYGDWHHDQFAALVANAYPPAAG is encoded by the coding sequence ATGGGGCTTGCTCAGACCCCGCGCAACCTCCTCACCGTCCTCATGGCCGCGGTGCTCGCGGCGGTGGGGCTCGTGGCCGGCACCTCTGTGCGTGCCGACGCCGCGGTGAGCTGCGAGGTCACGTACTCCACCACCACGTGGGGGTCGGGCTCCGGCGGTCTCACCGCGTCGATCGCCGTCAGGAACACCGGTGAACCCCTGCCGCGCTGGACGCTGACCTTCACGTTCCCGGGGAGCCAGCGGCTCACCCAGGGCTGGTCGGCGAACTGGACCCAGAACGGCCGTCGCGTCAGCGCGACGAGCCCGGCCTGGAGCGGCACCATCGCGACCGGCGGGTCGTTCACGATCGGCTTCAACGCCACCTGGACCGGGAGCAACCCGCCTCCGACGGACTTCGCGCTCAACGGCGTGCCATGCCGGATCATCCTGATCCCGAGCCCCACACCGACCCCCACACCGACACCGACACCGAGCCCCACACCGACACCGACACCGACACCGAGCCCGACGCCGACGCCGACGCCTGACGTGCCGGTCGACAATCCCTTCGCCGGGGTGGCGGGGTACGTCAACCAGGACTGGACGGCCAACGTCGAGAGCTCCGCCGTGGCGGCCGGCGGGTCCGCCGCCGACAGCATGCGGCGTCTGAAGTCGGTGTCCACGGCGGTCTGGCTGGACAGCATCGCCAAGGTCACCGGCGGCCCGGGAGTCACCCGAGGCCTCGCGGCGCACCTGGACGCCGCCGTGGCGCAGGGAGCCGGCTACGTCACACTGGTGCTGTACAACCTGCCGGACAAGGACTGCCTGAACCTCGTCTCCCCGGCCGAACTGCACTGGCAGGACAACGGCCTCAACCGGTACAGGACCGAGTTCGTCGACGCGATCACCGCCGTCGTCTCCCAGCCCAAGTACGCGCGGCTGCGTGTCGCCGCGATCGTCGAGCCCCGTTCGCTGGTCGACCTCATCACAGGGAACCACTACGTGTCGTGCGTCCAGGCCGGGCAGTCCGGCGCGTACACGCAAGGCATCCGGTACGCACTGGACCGCCTGTCGCCGCTGCCGAACGTCTACACCTACCTCGACGCCGGCCACGCGGGGTGGATCGGCTGGGACGCCAACTTCGGCGCGCTCGCCGACCTGATCGCGTCCGTGGTGCGGGACACCGCGGCGGGAGCGGCGAGCGTGGACGGCATCGCGACCAACGTCGCCGACTACGTCCCCACCGAGGAGCCCTACCTGACCGACCCGTACGCCATGATCGGCGGCTCCCCGGTCCGCTCGGCGAGGTTCTACGAATGGAACCCGTACTTCGACGAACGCGACTACGCGACGGCGATGCGCGGCGCGCTGATCCAGCGGGGCCTGTCCTCCGCCATCGGCGCGGTGATCGACACCTCACGCAACGGCTGGGGCGGGCCGGACCGTCCGGGCTCCCCCGGCGTCGGCGGCACCGTGGACGAGTACGTCGACGGCGGCCGCCTCGACCGGCGTCCCTACCGCTTCAGCTGGTGCAACCAGAAGGGTGCGGGCCTCGGCAGCCGGCCGGTCGCGAACCCGTTCCCCGGCGTCGACGCGCTGTTGTGGATCAAGCCGCCTGGCGAGTCGGACGGCGCCGGCGGCCCGCTGCTGCCCCCGGAGTCCGACCGCCTCGTGGACCGCATGTGCGACCCGTCCGCGAACAACCGGTTCAACCCCGCTGTGCCGACCAACGCGCTGCCGAACGCGCCGATGTACGGAGACTGGCACCACGACCAGTTCGCCGCACTGGTGGCCAACGCCTACCCCCCGGCTGCCGGCTGA
- a CDS encoding DUF5999 family protein, whose amino-acid sequence MCHHEPQCPPAHAVDHEAACMVAFHPEQGWGLLCNGVVVFEDTGELMPDGRSVPIHKAMPAYGQAA is encoded by the coding sequence ATGTGTCACCACGAACCTCAATGCCCGCCCGCGCACGCTGTGGACCACGAAGCGGCGTGCATGGTGGCCTTCCACCCCGAGCAGGGCTGGGGCTTGCTGTGCAACGGCGTGGTCGTCTTCGAGGACACTGGCGAGCTGATGCCGGACGGACGCAGCGTGCCGATCCACAAGGCGATGCCGGCCTACGGGCAGGCGGCGTGA